A region from the Panicum hallii strain FIL2 chromosome 1, PHallii_v3.1, whole genome shotgun sequence genome encodes:
- the LOC112888119 gene encoding histone deacetylase complex subunit SAP18, with protein MAGMGEMPMRPARPGPPMQHRGPPPMARLRPEPIDREKTCPLLLRVFTRVAGHHQNEEFAVRGKEPKDEVQIYTWKDATLRELTDLVKEVALPARKRNARLSFAFVYPDKNGRFVVRQVGSTFAFGHGRGDDAKTLAELGFQIGDYLSVAIM; from the exons ATGGCCGGCATGGGCGAGATGCCGATGAGGCCGGCGCGGCCGGGCCCGCCGATGCAGCACCGGGGACCGCCGCCGATGGCGCGCCTCCGCCCCGAACCGATAGACCGCGAGAAG ACCTGTCCTCTCCTGCTCAGGGTCTTCACAAGG GTTGCTGGCCATCACCAAAATGAAGAGTTTGCGGTGAGAGGGAAGGAGCCAAAAGATGAAGTTCAGATTTACACATGGAAGGATGCCACGCTCCGTGAGCTCACAGACCTT GTAAAAGAGGTTGCTCTTCCAGCAAGGAAAAGAAATGCTAGGCTTTCTTTTGCTTTTGTGTACCCAGACAAGAATGGCCGTTTTGTTGTCAGACAG GTGGGTTCGACCTTTGCATTTGGTCATGGAAGAGGGGATGATGCTAAAACTCTGGCAGAGCTCGGGTTCCAG ATTGGTGATTACTTGAGCGTTGCAATCATGTAG
- the LOC112878844 gene encoding pentatricopeptide repeat-containing protein At1g02060, chloroplastic — protein sequence MGSSGAPPEPEPPAVAAARKLHHLLRSRDLRPALSYLRTLPSPLTLLPNHALNALLRALAAAGRVRAAASLFRSIPSPTPHSFNSLLAALLRRGRRRGASALLAAFLRSPDASPDVTTLNTLLHGLSTASPRPSAPTLLKLFRFLPETYAFAPDAITYNSLLSALCRAGDLATARKLFDGMRASEGDGQSSAFPNVVTYTTMIRAYCARGLADEALALFKVMAANGVLPNRITYNTMVQGFCEAGRMELVKKVFEMDSFMPDTCTFNTLMAAHCREGRIEDAIKVFDQMTELHVRRDSASYSMVIRALCESDEFGRAEKLVDEILEKEVLKKRGGSVPLIAAYNPVFMYFCENGKAKKARVLFGQLLDRRSKVDFQAFKTLILGHCKEGNFAEGYELVLSMLKRDLVPDNECYIAVTDGFMQKGRMKSAWEALHRMLNSGLQPSTSTFHSVLLGLLKKDGCAKEAADLIEIMLERKIRQNVDLSTNMIDVLFKSDLNDRAYKITKRLYDNGYYIKMEKVIATLCEDKKFIDAAEFTLFSLQKHHELGVAVHSLVLDGLCMDGRAAEAFRLFYELIENGSTSAVAAPRSLVLLHHALKEAGKMKEADFVGKQMRRATARIRQRS from the coding sequence ATGGGCTCGTCGGGAGcaccgccggagccggagccgccggccgtggcggcggcgcggaagcTGCACCACCTCCTCCGCTCCCGCGACCTTCGCCCGGCGCTCTCCTACCTCCGCACCCTCCCTTCCCCGCTCACCCTCCTCCCCAACCACGCCCTCAACGCCCTCCTccgcgcgctcgccgccgccggccgcgtccgcgccgccgcctcactCTTCCGCTCCATCCCCTCCCCCACGCCGCACTCCTTCAACTCCCTCTTAGCCGCGCTCCTCCggcggggccgccgccgcggggcctCCGCCCTGCTCGCGGCGTTCCTCCGCTCCCCCGACGCCTCCCCCGACGTCACCACCCTCAACACCCTCCTCCATGGGCTTTCCACTGCCTCCCCGCGCCCGTCGGCTCCCACGCTCCTCAAGCTCTTCCGCTTCTTGCCAGAGACCTACGCCTTCGCCCCCGACGCCATCACGTACAACTCTCTGCTATCCGCTCTGTGCCGAGCGGGCGACCTGGCCACCGCGCGCAAGCTGTTCGACGGGATGCGCGCGAGCGAAGGGGACGGCCAAAGTAGCGCCTTCCCTAATGTTGTCACCTACACTACCATGATCAGGGCGTACTGTGCAAGGGGGCTTGCTGACGAGGCATTGGCGCTCTTCAAGGTGATGGCCGCAAATGGTGTGCTGCCGAACAGGATCACCTACAACACGATGGTGCAGGGCTTCTGTGAGGCCGGAAGGATGGAGCTagttaagaaggtgtttgagatgGACTCGTTTATGCCAGACACATGCACATTCAACACGCTAATGGCTGCACATTGCAGGGAGGGGCGGATTGAGGATGCAATCAAGGTGTTTGATCAAATGACTGAGCTTCATGTGAGACGTGACTCTGCAAGCTATAGCATGGTGATCCGGGCATTGTGTGAGAGCGATGAGTTTGGTCGGGCTGAGAAGCTTGTGGATGAGATCTTGGAGAAGGAGGTGCTCAAGAAAAGAGGCGGTTCTGTACCGCTTATCGCCGCGTACAACCCAGTGTTTATGTACTTTTGTGAGAATGGGAAAGCAAAAAAGGCCAGGGTGCTGTTCGGGCAGCTGCTGGATAGGAGGAGCAAGGTTGATTTCCAAGCATTCAAGACGTTGATCCTAGGACATTGTAAGGAGGGAAATTTTGCAGAAGGGTACGAGCTGGTGCTATCAATGTTAAAGAGGGATCTTGTCCCTGACAACGAGTGTTATATTGCTGTAACAGATGGCTTTATGCAGAAGGGAAGGATGAAATCTGCTTGGGAAGCTCTTCACAGGATGTTAAATAGTGGCCTTCAGCCTAGCACAAGTACATTCCACTCGGTTCTTTTGGGGCTTTTGAAGAAAGATGGCTGTGCGAAAGAAGCTGCCGATTTGATTGAGATAATGCTAGAGAGGAAAATCCGGCAGAACGTTGATCTCTCTACTAATATGATCGATGTATTGTTCAAAAGTGATCTCAATGACCGTGCATACAAGATTACTAAGCGTCTGTATGATAATGGCTATTACATCAAGATGGAAAAGGTAATTGCAACACTTTGCGAGGACAAGAAGTTCATAGATGCAGCGGAGTTTACTTTGTTTAGCTTGCAGAAGCACCATGAACTGGGTGTTGCAGTTCACAGTCTTGTTCTGGATGGCCTCTGCATGGACGGTAGAGCTGCAGAGGCATTCCGCCTTTTCTATGAGCTAATTGAGAATGGAAGCACTTCTGCTGTTGCTGCTCCCCGCAGCCTAGTCTTGCTTCATCATGCACTCAAGGAAGCTGGAAAGATGAAAGAAGCTGATTTTGTTGGTAAACAGATGAGACGTGCCACTGCCAGAATTAGGCAAAGGAGCTAA
- the LOC112880191 gene encoding UTP:RNA uridylyltransferase 1 isoform X1: protein MASDARAAEDGGAPPPRPVADGFLRFLIPAPKPRPAAPTTAPARLVPPHRLVAPPPAAPALLRPEERLHIVPPTRPDWLPPPPPRQPPAPPLRSPSPWVRPRPFPPAFGEPRTRNAGRFAGQVNGARGRSPASVAHSSGGGRSGSQKPKAAAAHKEKKAWVAVEKKGEDAGDDDRAAVSEGYSCGDETGTEAEDQLEPEGEQDTGGHRRGLDREDDAKNSLDMAANQECSGGGGERPSEQLVCQSNQATHSRGRMGRSQVECRPDIDTFTPGLLALYESLKPSEEHKSKQKQLVDSLAKSVSKEWPNAQLHLYGSCANSFGTSHSDVDVCLEMEIGTASTVEVLLRLADVLRADNFDNVEAITSARVPIVKMSDSGSGFSCDICINNLFAVANTKLLKDYAQIDQRLLQLAFLVKHWAKLRGVNETYRGTLSSYAYVLMCINFLQLREPKILPCLQAMEQTYTMNVDGTECAYFDEVHQLQYFGAENKESIAELLWAFFHFWAFHHDYRRDVISVRTGSTISKQEKNWTTRVGNDRHLMCIEDPFETGHDLGRVVDRQTIRILREEFERAAAVLQYNDDPCVALFEPYDYEN from the exons ATGGCCAGCGACGCCCGGGCCGCCGAGGACGGCggcgcgcccccgccgcgccccgtcGCCGACGGCTTCCTCCGCTTCCTCATCCCGGCGCCCAAGCCGCGCCCGGCCGCGCCCACCACGGCTCCCGCGCGCCTCGTGCCGCCGCACcgcctcgtcgcgccgccgcccgcggcccccGCGCTGCTGCGCCCCGAGGAGCGCCTCCACATCGTCCCGCCCACGCGGCCCGACTggctccctccgccgccgccgcggcagcctcctgctcctcctcttcgctcgccgtcgccgtgggtGAGGCCGCGGCCGTTCCCGCCGGCGTTCGGCGAGCCGAGGACGCGCAATGCGGGTCGCTTCGCTGGACAGGTCAACGGCGCGAGGGGGAGGAGCCCAGCGTCCGTCGCCCACAGCAGTGGAGGAGGTCGCTCTGGTTCTCAGAAgcccaaggcggcggcggctcacaAGGAAAAGAAGGCGTGGGTCGCCGTCGAGAAAAAGGGCGAGGATGCCGGTGACGATGATCGGGCGGCGGTGAGCGAAGGGTATTCCTGTGGGGATGAGACGGGCACTGAAGCCGAGGACCAACTCGAACCGGAGGGCGAGCAGGACACCGGTGGCCATCGCCGGGGTCTCGATCGGGAAGACGACGCGAAGAATTCTCTGGACATGGCTGCTAATCAGGAGtgttccggcggcggcggcgagcggccaaGCGAG CAGCTCGTATGTCAGTCGAATCAAGCAACACATTCGCGGGGCAGAATGGGCAGATCGCAGGTGGAATGCCGCCCCGACATCGACACCTTCACGCCTGGCTTGCTCGCGCTCTACGAATCCCTGAAGCCGTCAGAAGAGCACAAGTCAAAGCAGAAGCAGCTCGTGGACTCTCTGGCGAAGTCTGTCAGCAAAGAGTGGCCCAATGCCCAGCTGCATCTCTACGGATCATGCGCCAATTCGTTTGGAACATCACACAGCGATGTTGATGTTTGTCTTGAGATGGAGATTGGCACCGCGAGCACAGTTGAAGTTCTTCTGAGATTAGCAGATGTATTAAGAGCTGATAATTTCGACAATGTGGAG GCCATTACCAGTGCCAGAGTTCCGATTGTAAAGATGTCAGATTCAGGAAGTGGCTTCTCTTGTGACATATGCATCAACAATCTCTTTGCTGTTGCTAACACAAAGCTTCTCAAGGATTACGCCCAGATAGATCAGAGATTGCTTCAGCTGGCCTTTCTTGTGAAACACTGGGCCAAACTGAGGGGTGTCAATGAAACATACCGTGGAACCCTCTCTAGCTATGC GTATGTTCTTATGTGCATTAACTTCTTGCAGCTACGAGAGCCCAAGATTCTACCATGTCTGCAG GCCATGGAGCAAACATATACCATGAATGTTGATGGCACCGAGTGTGCATATTTCGACGAAGTTCATCAACTCCAATATTTCGGTGCTGAAAACAAGGAGAGCATCGCGGAATTGCTCTGGGCGTTCTTCCACTTCTGGGCATTCCACCACGATTACAGGCGCGACGTCATCTCCGTTCGCACGGGGAGCACAATCAG CAAGCAGGAGAAGAACTGGACTACTCGCGTCGGAAACGACCGCCACCTGATGTGCATCGAGGACCCGTTTGAGACCGGCCATGATCTAGGCCGTGTGGTTGACAGGCAGACGATCAGGATCCTCAGGGAAGAGTTCGAGCGAGCTGCTGCCGTGCTGCAGTACAACGATGACCCCTGCGTGGCTCTCTTCGAGCCCTATGACTACGAAAATTAA
- the LOC112880191 gene encoding UTP:RNA uridylyltransferase 1 isoform X2, which yields MASDARAAEDGGAPPPRPVADGFLRFLIPAPKPRPAAPTTAPARLVPPHRLVAPPPAAPALLRPEERLHIVPPTRPDWLPPPPPRQPPAPPLRSPSPWVRPRPFPPAFGEPRTRNAGRFAGQVNGARGRSPASVAHSSGGGRSGSQKPKAAAAHKEKKAWVAVEKKGEDAGDDDRAAVSEGYSCGDETGTEAEDQLEPEGEQDTGGHRRGLDREDDAKNSLDMAANQECSGGGGERPSELVCQSNQATHSRGRMGRSQVECRPDIDTFTPGLLALYESLKPSEEHKSKQKQLVDSLAKSVSKEWPNAQLHLYGSCANSFGTSHSDVDVCLEMEIGTASTVEVLLRLADVLRADNFDNVEAITSARVPIVKMSDSGSGFSCDICINNLFAVANTKLLKDYAQIDQRLLQLAFLVKHWAKLRGVNETYRGTLSSYAYVLMCINFLQLREPKILPCLQAMEQTYTMNVDGTECAYFDEVHQLQYFGAENKESIAELLWAFFHFWAFHHDYRRDVISVRTGSTISKQEKNWTTRVGNDRHLMCIEDPFETGHDLGRVVDRQTIRILREEFERAAAVLQYNDDPCVALFEPYDYEN from the exons ATGGCCAGCGACGCCCGGGCCGCCGAGGACGGCggcgcgcccccgccgcgccccgtcGCCGACGGCTTCCTCCGCTTCCTCATCCCGGCGCCCAAGCCGCGCCCGGCCGCGCCCACCACGGCTCCCGCGCGCCTCGTGCCGCCGCACcgcctcgtcgcgccgccgcccgcggcccccGCGCTGCTGCGCCCCGAGGAGCGCCTCCACATCGTCCCGCCCACGCGGCCCGACTggctccctccgccgccgccgcggcagcctcctgctcctcctcttcgctcgccgtcgccgtgggtGAGGCCGCGGCCGTTCCCGCCGGCGTTCGGCGAGCCGAGGACGCGCAATGCGGGTCGCTTCGCTGGACAGGTCAACGGCGCGAGGGGGAGGAGCCCAGCGTCCGTCGCCCACAGCAGTGGAGGAGGTCGCTCTGGTTCTCAGAAgcccaaggcggcggcggctcacaAGGAAAAGAAGGCGTGGGTCGCCGTCGAGAAAAAGGGCGAGGATGCCGGTGACGATGATCGGGCGGCGGTGAGCGAAGGGTATTCCTGTGGGGATGAGACGGGCACTGAAGCCGAGGACCAACTCGAACCGGAGGGCGAGCAGGACACCGGTGGCCATCGCCGGGGTCTCGATCGGGAAGACGACGCGAAGAATTCTCTGGACATGGCTGCTAATCAGGAGtgttccggcggcggcggcgagcggccaaGCGAG CTCGTATGTCAGTCGAATCAAGCAACACATTCGCGGGGCAGAATGGGCAGATCGCAGGTGGAATGCCGCCCCGACATCGACACCTTCACGCCTGGCTTGCTCGCGCTCTACGAATCCCTGAAGCCGTCAGAAGAGCACAAGTCAAAGCAGAAGCAGCTCGTGGACTCTCTGGCGAAGTCTGTCAGCAAAGAGTGGCCCAATGCCCAGCTGCATCTCTACGGATCATGCGCCAATTCGTTTGGAACATCACACAGCGATGTTGATGTTTGTCTTGAGATGGAGATTGGCACCGCGAGCACAGTTGAAGTTCTTCTGAGATTAGCAGATGTATTAAGAGCTGATAATTTCGACAATGTGGAG GCCATTACCAGTGCCAGAGTTCCGATTGTAAAGATGTCAGATTCAGGAAGTGGCTTCTCTTGTGACATATGCATCAACAATCTCTTTGCTGTTGCTAACACAAAGCTTCTCAAGGATTACGCCCAGATAGATCAGAGATTGCTTCAGCTGGCCTTTCTTGTGAAACACTGGGCCAAACTGAGGGGTGTCAATGAAACATACCGTGGAACCCTCTCTAGCTATGC GTATGTTCTTATGTGCATTAACTTCTTGCAGCTACGAGAGCCCAAGATTCTACCATGTCTGCAG GCCATGGAGCAAACATATACCATGAATGTTGATGGCACCGAGTGTGCATATTTCGACGAAGTTCATCAACTCCAATATTTCGGTGCTGAAAACAAGGAGAGCATCGCGGAATTGCTCTGGGCGTTCTTCCACTTCTGGGCATTCCACCACGATTACAGGCGCGACGTCATCTCCGTTCGCACGGGGAGCACAATCAG CAAGCAGGAGAAGAACTGGACTACTCGCGTCGGAAACGACCGCCACCTGATGTGCATCGAGGACCCGTTTGAGACCGGCCATGATCTAGGCCGTGTGGTTGACAGGCAGACGATCAGGATCCTCAGGGAAGAGTTCGAGCGAGCTGCTGCCGTGCTGCAGTACAACGATGACCCCTGCGTGGCTCTCTTCGAGCCCTATGACTACGAAAATTAA